The nucleotide sequence GACTCCCGATGAGAACATCAACCGTCTTTCCTGAAGTGGAACTCATTGCTGCACCGAAATCTCCACATAGAAAGTGGAGCCGTTCGTCAGGTTGAAGGGGATGACGAGTGTGGCACTTTTATCAGCGTGGGTGATCTTGAAATCACCGGAAATCACGGTTGGAATTGCCATCTCGAAGTTGTAACCCAGTTGATTCAGAGTTGTCTTGGCAGAACCGTAAATCATGTTGGTCATTTCACCAACGGCGTCCGACACATCACCATTGATGGAGGTGTGCTTTTCGCCCAGCATGTTCTCAAGAATGTGGAAGATACTGTCTTTGCCATAAGAGATCAGCAAAGTGCCTTTCAAAGGAGGCGCAACCATACCGACCATGCCGGCGATTTCCCCTTTAAGCACGAATTGCGGCTCAATGAAGGGCTTGCCAGGTGTTGCATCGGTCTGAGCGATGGTTTTCAGGGTCTTGATAACGCCTTCGACGAAAGCATTGATCAAGCGCTTGTCAAACAGGGGATTGATAGCTTCTTTTGGTGCTGCAGACATTTATTTCTCCAGATCCAGATCTTAGGAAGCTTTTGCTTGCGCAGAAGGGTTGTGTTTGGCCCAAACGCGTTCCATCTTGCCCTTCAGAGTGGCAGAGTTGAACGGTTTAACCACGTAGTCAGAAACGCCGGCTTTAGCGGCTTCCAGGATGTGCTTTTGCTCGGACTCTGCAGTCACCAGCATGAATGGCACAGACTTAGTGCGGGGATCGGCTTTGCAGGCCTTCAAAAGGTCGATACCCTGCATTCCGGGCATATTCCAGTCCGAAATGACAAAGCCGTAAGGCTGGCCTGCATCATGAGCGGCCTGGATCATCGGCAGGGCCGTTTTACCGTCATCAGCTTCCTCTACGTTGGTGTAGCCAAGCTCATTTAGCACTTTTTTAATGATTTTTCGCATAGTTGCGAAGTCATCAACGACCAAAAACTTCGTATTTGTGGGAAACATAATATCTCCTGAATGTTGGAAACTGTGTAAAATCCTCATGCTTATCGGTCTAGTTTTTTAAAACTAGAGTCCAAAGCTATTGCGAATTTCAGTTTTTGTTGTCAGACTTTATTACAGGTGGTCGAGGCTACTTTTGGACATGAGTCCTGGGTGGCGTTGAAGGTTTAGACGGATTTAAAAACAAAAACAATTAGCGGGAGGGAGCAAGGATGCTCAGAGATGTCCTGATTCAAAAAGGTCTTTCAAATAGAGAGGCAGAAGTTGCTGAACTTGTGTCTAAAGGCTTGTCCAACAAGGAAGTTGCGAACCAGCTTTTTGTAACTGAGAAAACAGTTAAATTTCACCTCACAAACATCTACAAAAAAATGAATGTGAAGTCTCGTGCACAGTTGATCGTATGGTGCTTGCCTCACCTGGGCTTCGTTGAAACTGAAGTTCGCGCTGAGAACAACAACCAAGCAGCTGCTGCAACTGCATTCAATAACAATGCAACACAAACGATCCCAGCTGGATCTGCGACTGTTGCAGGTACTACAACTCTACCAGGTAGCGGTTTGAACCGTGGCGGTAACTCCGATATTGGTATGGGCGGCATCTAATCTTTATTGATTAGATTGGTTCTAAGGCGCAGGATGTGGAGACACAGACCTGCGCTTTGTTTTTTCAGAAAGGGGCTGCATCTTGGCTGCTTCAAAACCCGTCTCATCATCTCAAGTGGTAATGACTCAATTGGTTCTTCCTTCCCATACCAACTCTTTGGGAAGTGTCTTTGGCGGAACGATCATGTCCTGGATCGATATCTGCGCCGCGATCTGCTCACAACGACATTGTAACAAGGAAACCGTCACGGCCAGTATTGACCGTTTGGATTTCGTGGCACCTGTTTACAAGGGCTGGGTGGTAAATCTGAAGGCCAGCGTGAACTACACTTCCAGAACGTCAATGGAAGTCGGGGTTCGTGTGGATGCAGAAAATCCAAAAACCGGAGAGTCCTTCCATACGGCTTCTGCGTATCTGACTTTTGTGGCTTTGGGCTCTATGGGAAAACCAACAGAAGTTCCGGGCTTGGTGCTGGAATCCGACGAAGACAAACGCCGTTTCGAACAGGCGAAAAAACGTCGCGAGATTCGCCTGCAGAATAAAACCAGATAATTTTTGTTTTTCATTTTCTATTATTGCTCATGTTCGTTGTTAGATTACATTTGCTAATCAACAGCGAACTGCCGAGTGCGTCTGCTTAAAAATCTCTTTGAAATGTTCGGGCCCTGGGTTAGAAAATACTGTGGGGTCAGAATATCCGGTTAATCCATTTGGCGAATACGCAAACATCAGTTTCATGGTTAAGGCCACGTTGGGCTTCGATTGGTCCAAAACTGAACTTGGCCCCATTGAAAATTGGGATTCCGGCCTTA is from Bdellovibrio bacteriovorus str. Tiberius and encodes:
- a CDS encoding chemotaxis protein CheX, with amino-acid sequence MSAAPKEAINPLFDKRLINAFVEGVIKTLKTIAQTDATPGKPFIEPQFVLKGEIAGMVGMVAPPLKGTLLISYGKDSIFHILENMLGEKHTSINGDVSDAVGEMTNMIYGSAKTTLNQLGYNFEMAIPTVISGDFKITHADKSATLVIPFNLTNGSTFYVEISVQQ
- a CDS encoding response regulator; this encodes MFPTNTKFLVVDDFATMRKIIKKVLNELGYTNVEEADDGKTALPMIQAAHDAGQPYGFVISDWNMPGMQGIDLLKACKADPRTKSVPFMLVTAESEQKHILEAAKAGVSDYVVKPFNSATLKGKMERVWAKHNPSAQAKAS
- a CDS encoding acyl-CoA thioesterase, with protein sequence MTQLVLPSHTNSLGSVFGGTIMSWIDICAAICSQRHCNKETVTASIDRLDFVAPVYKGWVVNLKASVNYTSRTSMEVGVRVDAENPKTGESFHTASAYLTFVALGSMGKPTEVPGLVLESDEDKRRFEQAKKRREIRLQNKTR
- a CDS encoding helix-turn-helix domain-containing protein, whose amino-acid sequence is MLRDVLIQKGLSNREAEVAELVSKGLSNKEVANQLFVTEKTVKFHLTNIYKKMNVKSRAQLIVWCLPHLGFVETEVRAENNNQAAAATAFNNNATQTIPAGSATVAGTTTLPGSGLNRGGNSDIGMGGI